In one Aeromicrobium wangtongii genomic region, the following are encoded:
- a CDS encoding NUDIX domain-containing protein: MTQHPSLPGRLAGVGVADSEHSWPVTRSETVYDTPYIALRTDVIVDPSGAEHTRAVVSPHGAVAVVALDEDDRVLLVEQYRHAVQRRLIELPAGTLDVEGESPINAAKRELAEEADIVAEAWTPLLQLTMTPGHSTERIEVFLATGLSAVADADRTTREAEEADMAQWWMPLGEAVDAVLSGRITDSKTVAALLAVQVSRSR; the protein is encoded by the coding sequence ATGACCCAGCACCCCTCGCTGCCGGGTCGCCTGGCCGGGGTCGGCGTCGCCGACTCCGAGCACTCCTGGCCGGTGACCCGCAGCGAGACGGTCTACGACACCCCGTACATCGCACTGCGGACGGACGTCATCGTCGACCCGTCGGGTGCTGAGCACACGCGGGCCGTCGTGTCGCCGCACGGCGCGGTCGCGGTCGTCGCCCTCGACGAGGACGACCGGGTGCTGCTGGTCGAGCAGTACCGGCACGCCGTCCAGCGGCGGTTGATCGAGCTGCCGGCGGGGACGCTGGACGTCGAGGGGGAGTCGCCGATCAATGCGGCCAAGCGCGAGCTGGCCGAGGAGGCCGACATCGTCGCCGAGGCGTGGACCCCGTTGCTGCAGCTGACCATGACGCCCGGGCACTCGACCGAGCGGATCGAGGTGTTCCTCGCCACCGGCCTGTCCGCGGTCGCCGACGCCGATCGCACGACCCGGGAGGCCGAGGAGGCCGACATGGCCCAGTGGTGGATGCCGCTGGGCGAGGCCGTCGACGCCGTCCTGTCGGGGCGCATCACCGATTCCAAGACCGTGGCAGCGCTGCTGGCCGTCCAGGTGTCGCGCTCGCGATGA
- a CDS encoding segregation and condensation protein A yields the protein MSVADVDESAPTGFQVNLTNFEGPFDLLLQLISKHELDITEVALSAVTGEFIAYIKELGDDLEQTTNFLLVAATLLDLKTARLLPQAEVEDEEDLALLEARDLLFARLMQYRAFKQVAGIMAERLVQESRRFPRTVTLEPRFADLLPEVLISVGPTELAQLAAKAFADKPVPILSLAHLHAPQVSVREQAHLVVDELRRKGEMTFRALTADAPDLMTKVARFLAVLELFREGVISFEQATPLGDLHIRWTGTDDGDIDVGDEFDAPQAAADDEPVLIDASLLDAPDTSDEPESTHD from the coding sequence GTGAGCGTCGCGGACGTCGACGAGTCCGCGCCGACCGGGTTCCAGGTCAACCTCACGAACTTCGAGGGCCCCTTCGACCTGCTGCTCCAGCTGATCTCCAAGCACGAGCTCGACATCACCGAGGTGGCTCTCTCGGCGGTGACGGGCGAGTTCATCGCCTACATCAAGGAGCTCGGCGACGACCTGGAGCAGACCACCAACTTCCTGCTCGTCGCGGCGACCCTGCTCGACCTGAAGACCGCCCGCCTGCTGCCGCAGGCCGAGGTCGAGGACGAGGAGGACCTCGCGCTGCTGGAGGCCCGCGACCTGCTGTTCGCCCGCCTGATGCAGTACCGCGCCTTCAAGCAGGTCGCCGGCATCATGGCCGAGCGGCTGGTCCAGGAGTCGCGCCGGTTCCCGCGGACCGTGACCCTCGAGCCGCGGTTCGCCGACCTGCTGCCGGAGGTGCTGATCTCCGTCGGCCCGACCGAGCTGGCCCAGCTGGCGGCCAAGGCCTTCGCGGACAAGCCCGTCCCGATCCTGTCGCTCGCGCACCTGCACGCGCCGCAGGTCAGCGTCCGCGAGCAGGCCCATCTGGTGGTCGACGAGCTGCGCCGCAAGGGCGAGATGACCTTCCGTGCCCTGACCGCCGATGCACCAGACCTGATGACCAAGGTCGCCCGGTTCCTGGCCGTGCTCGAGCTGTTCCGCGAGGGCGTGATCTCCTTCGAGCAGGCCACCCCGCTGGGCGACCTGCACATCCGCTGGACCGGCACCGACGACGGCGACATCGACGTGGGCGACGAGTTCGACGCCCCGCAGGCCGCCGCTGACGACGAGCCCGTGCTGATCGACGCGAGCCTGCTCGACGCACCCGACACCTCAGACGAACCCGAGAGCACCCATGACTGA
- a CDS encoding pseudouridine synthase, which yields MAEIRLQKVLAQAGLGSRRRCDDMIAHGRVEVNGEIIDVMGARVDPATDVIRVDGKRIPAPNDHAYVLLNKPRGIVTSMADERGRPDLSSIVAGREDRLFHVGRLDTDTSGLLILTNDGDLAHKLAHPSFEITKTYVALVDGDVPDSLAAKLRAGIELDDGPAKVDRFLVKDRSRGRSMVELDIHMGRNRIVRRLLDAAGHPVRELTRTAFGPLHIGGLASGKMRDLTRDELGALFDAVDAAAPDDAAGDA from the coding sequence GTGGCTGAGATCCGCCTGCAGAAGGTCCTGGCCCAGGCCGGGCTGGGCAGCCGTCGCCGGTGCGACGACATGATCGCGCACGGACGCGTCGAGGTGAACGGCGAGATCATCGACGTCATGGGTGCACGGGTCGATCCGGCCACCGATGTCATCCGGGTCGACGGCAAGCGCATCCCGGCCCCCAACGACCACGCCTACGTGCTGCTGAACAAGCCCCGCGGCATCGTCACGTCGATGGCCGACGAGCGGGGACGACCGGACCTGTCGTCGATCGTGGCCGGTCGCGAGGATCGCCTGTTCCACGTCGGACGCCTCGACACCGACACGTCCGGGCTGCTGATCCTGACCAACGACGGGGACCTGGCGCACAAGCTGGCGCACCCGTCCTTCGAGATCACCAAGACCTATGTCGCGCTGGTCGACGGCGACGTGCCGGACTCGCTCGCCGCCAAGCTGCGGGCGGGCATCGAGCTCGACGACGGCCCGGCCAAGGTCGATCGCTTCCTGGTCAAGGACCGCTCCCGTGGACGCTCCATGGTCGAGCTGGACATCCACATGGGCCGCAACCGCATCGTCCGCAGGCTGCTCGACGCCGCGGGTCACCCGGTGCGCGAGCTGACTCGCACGGCCTTCGGCCCCCTGCACATCGGCGGGCTGGCGTCCGGCAAGATGCGCGACCTGACGCGCGACGAGCTGGGCGCGCTCTTCGACGCCGTGGACGCCGCAGCTCCCGACGACGCCGCGGGCGACGCATGA
- the xerD gene encoding site-specific tyrosine recombinase XerD yields the protein MSEDVGRGVQDYLSHLTVERGLADNTLRSYRRDLRRYLDFLATREITDPAAITENDITAFLGSLRTGDADHVALGTASAARTIVAVRGLHRFWLREQTVPTDVTAAVKPPRPASRLPKALPLSDVEAILDAAGSPGTILASRDRALLELLYGTGARISEAVGLDIDDLDLEESTVLLRGKGGKQRIVPLGSYAKASLADYLTASRPALVSATTRTPGVFLNARGGRLSRQSAWTVLTKAADRAGIGTDVSPHTLRHSFATHLLDGGADVRVVQELLGHASVTTTQIYTLVTVEKLREIYATAHPRAARD from the coding sequence ATGAGCGAGGACGTCGGACGCGGCGTCCAGGACTACCTGAGCCACCTCACGGTGGAGCGTGGCCTGGCCGACAACACGCTGCGTTCGTACCGGCGCGACCTGCGCCGCTACCTGGACTTCCTGGCGACGCGGGAGATCACCGATCCCGCGGCGATCACCGAGAACGACATCACCGCCTTCCTCGGCTCGCTGCGCACCGGCGACGCCGATCACGTCGCGCTGGGCACCGCGAGCGCTGCCCGCACGATCGTCGCCGTGCGCGGGCTGCACCGCTTCTGGCTGCGTGAGCAGACCGTCCCGACCGATGTGACCGCGGCGGTCAAGCCGCCCCGCCCCGCATCGAGGCTGCCCAAGGCGCTGCCGTTGTCCGACGTCGAGGCGATCCTGGACGCCGCGGGATCGCCGGGCACGATCCTGGCGTCGCGGGACCGGGCCCTGCTGGAGCTGCTCTACGGCACCGGGGCGCGCATCTCCGAGGCCGTGGGGCTGGACATCGACGACCTGGACCTGGAGGAGTCCACGGTCCTGCTGCGGGGCAAGGGTGGCAAGCAGCGGATCGTCCCGCTGGGCTCGTACGCGAAGGCGTCGCTGGCCGACTACCTGACCGCGTCGCGTCCGGCGCTGGTGTCGGCGACGACCCGGACGCCGGGGGTGTTCCTCAACGCGCGGGGCGGCCGGCTGTCGCGCCAGAGCGCGTGGACCGTGCTGACGAAGGCGGCCGATCGCGCCGGCATCGGCACCGACGTGTCGCCGCACACGTTGCGCCACTCCTTCGCGACCCACCTGCTCGACGGTGGCGCGGACGTCCGCGTGGTGCAGGAGCTGCTGGGGCACGCCTCGGTGACGACAACCCAGATCTACACCCTCGTCACGGTCGAGAAACTCCGTGAGATCTACGCCACCGCGCATCCGCGGGCCGCACGGGACTGA
- a CDS encoding ParA family protein, translating to MSERQRPLFDKGSAGMGGELGPTGRPLPDFPEPKPRDPGQPATIIALCNQKGGVGKTTTTINLGAALVETGRKVLLVDFDPQGSLTVGLGVNAHDLDQSIYHVLMDREISIKDLIMPTTVEGLDLVPSNIDLSAAEMQLVTEVGREQVLARVLKPIRRDYDVILIDCQPSLGLLTVNALTAANGVLIPLECEYFALRGVALLKDTIEKVRDRTNDELQIIGLLGTMYDSRTLHGKEVLQTLVEGWGDLVFHTVIRRTVKFSDSTVAGEPITEYATSSPGAESYRQLAREVLVRCPDA from the coding sequence ATGAGTGAGCGCCAGCGCCCATTGTTCGACAAGGGGAGTGCCGGCATGGGCGGTGAGCTGGGGCCGACAGGCCGTCCGCTGCCCGACTTCCCCGAGCCGAAGCCCCGTGACCCGGGTCAGCCCGCGACGATCATCGCCCTGTGCAACCAGAAGGGTGGCGTCGGCAAGACCACGACGACGATCAACCTCGGTGCCGCGCTGGTCGAGACCGGGCGCAAGGTGCTGCTGGTCGACTTCGACCCGCAGGGCTCGCTGACGGTCGGGCTCGGCGTCAACGCGCACGACCTCGACCAGAGCATCTACCACGTCCTGATGGACCGGGAGATCTCGATCAAGGACCTGATCATGCCCACCACAGTCGAGGGTCTCGACCTGGTGCCGTCCAACATCGACCTGTCCGCCGCCGAGATGCAGCTGGTCACCGAGGTCGGCCGCGAGCAGGTGCTCGCCCGGGTGCTCAAGCCCATCCGCCGCGACTACGACGTCATCCTGATCGACTGCCAGCCGTCGCTGGGCCTGCTGACGGTCAACGCGCTGACCGCCGCCAACGGCGTGCTGATCCCGCTGGAGTGCGAGTACTTCGCGCTGCGCGGCGTCGCACTGCTGAAGGACACCATCGAGAAGGTCCGCGACCGCACCAATGACGAGCTGCAGATCATCGGCCTGCTGGGCACGATGTACGACAGCCGCACCCTGCACGGCAAGGAGGTGCTGCAGACCCTCGTCGAGGGCTGGGGCGACCTGGTCTTCCACACCGTCATCCGCCGCACCGTGAAGTTCTCGGACTCGACCGTCGCCGGCGAGCCCATCACCGAGTACGCGACCTCGTCCCCGGGCGCCGAGTCGTACCGCCAGCTCGCCCGGGAGGTTCTCGTTCGATGCCCCGACGCGTGA
- the steA gene encoding putative cytokinetic ring protein SteA — translation MVTWKRKTPLPTAAEGVVGTLRLARSDDDLATLDKGEIALVGLPDLDARQAQTLIDRHVAVVLNAARSSSGRAPNTGPQMLTTAGIVLVDLTSEDIWTRLKDGDTVRVEGGQVFRDELLVASGIELDEERTAADLQAAREGLATRLDSLAANATDHIHREHAMLMSGAQVPKLRTPLRGRPVVVVSRAYDDVADLKGLRRWIREQDPVLIGAGPGADVLIEAGLTPGIVVGALDNISDAAIKQAGEVVVTTPSGMVEGPERLERHGMEIVTFVASGSDDDLAILLADTNDAGVIVHVGAPSSLPKLLERPPTEAARMFVARLRAGAKIVDAKAVHHFSSRRHSLWPVFLLLVAGLAAVAVAIAITPVGQDWYDSIGEQLTDLGSWIKGLFT, via the coding sequence ATGGTCACCTGGAAACGCAAGACACCCCTGCCAACTGCCGCCGAGGGTGTGGTCGGAACTCTTCGGCTCGCTCGCAGCGATGACGATCTCGCCACTTTGGACAAGGGCGAGATCGCGCTCGTCGGACTGCCCGATCTGGACGCCCGACAGGCGCAGACGCTGATCGACCGCCACGTCGCGGTCGTGCTGAACGCTGCCCGGTCCAGCTCGGGCCGCGCGCCGAACACCGGCCCGCAGATGCTGACGACGGCCGGCATCGTGCTGGTCGACCTGACCAGCGAGGACATCTGGACCCGGCTCAAGGACGGCGACACCGTCCGCGTCGAGGGCGGGCAGGTGTTCCGCGACGAGCTGCTCGTGGCCAGCGGCATCGAGCTGGACGAGGAGCGCACCGCCGCCGACCTGCAGGCCGCTCGTGAGGGACTCGCGACCCGGCTGGACTCACTGGCCGCCAACGCGACCGACCACATCCACCGCGAGCACGCGATGCTGATGTCGGGTGCCCAGGTGCCCAAGCTGCGCACCCCGCTGCGCGGACGCCCTGTGGTCGTGGTGTCCCGTGCCTACGACGACGTCGCCGATCTCAAGGGCCTGCGCCGCTGGATCCGCGAGCAGGACCCGGTGCTGATCGGTGCCGGACCCGGTGCCGACGTCCTGATCGAGGCCGGGCTGACCCCCGGCATCGTGGTCGGCGCCCTCGACAACATCTCCGACGCCGCGATCAAGCAGGCGGGCGAGGTCGTGGTGACCACGCCGTCCGGCATGGTCGAGGGCCCCGAGCGCCTCGAGCGCCACGGCATGGAGATCGTGACGTTCGTGGCCAGCGGTTCCGACGACGACCTCGCGATCCTGCTGGCCGACACCAACGACGCCGGCGTCATCGTGCACGTCGGTGCGCCCAGCTCGCTGCCCAAGCTGTTGGAGCGGCCGCCCACCGAGGCGGCGCGCATGTTCGTGGCACGCCTGCGCGCCGGCGCCAAGATCGTCGACGCCAAGGCCGTGCACCACTTCTCGTCCCGGCGGCACTCCCTGTGGCCGGTCTTCCTGCTGCTGGTCGCCGGCCTCGCCGCCGTCGCCGTCGCCATCGCCATCACCCCGGTCGGTCAGGACTGGTACGACTCCATCGGTGAACAGCTCACCGACCTCGGTTCCTGGATCAAAGGACTTTTCACGTGA
- a CDS encoding copper transporter, which produces MITFRYHLVSIAAVLIALAAGIALGSGPLDEATDVLGGGNGSKADPARVSFEDGFAGRTAEGLLEDQLKGQSVLVLTVPGASQGEVTGIVDNLKLAGAEVTGQVELTSKLLDSAGRQFAEGVATQSAADVPGVSAATDSYGRIGAALARALMAEETTPADQTAMTVRSAFSEGDLIAAATPPANLATMAVLVTGPERAGTADRSTVIAALAGALNDTGKGVLVAGPASSSTDGGAVKAVRDGAFATAVSTVDVTDTASGRIVTVLAAAAQASGQPGAWGTSRSTGGAMPQ; this is translated from the coding sequence GTGATCACCTTCCGCTACCACCTCGTCTCCATCGCCGCGGTCCTCATCGCGCTGGCGGCCGGCATCGCCCTGGGCTCCGGCCCGCTCGACGAGGCCACGGACGTCCTCGGGGGCGGCAACGGCTCCAAGGCCGATCCGGCCAGGGTGTCGTTCGAGGACGGCTTCGCAGGCCGCACCGCGGAGGGCCTGCTGGAGGACCAGCTCAAGGGCCAGTCGGTGCTCGTGCTGACCGTCCCCGGCGCCAGCCAGGGTGAGGTCACCGGCATCGTGGACAACCTGAAGCTCGCGGGCGCCGAGGTGACCGGACAGGTGGAGCTGACCAGCAAGCTGCTGGACTCGGCCGGCCGTCAGTTCGCCGAGGGCGTCGCCACGCAGTCGGCGGCGGACGTCCCGGGCGTCAGCGCCGCGACCGACAGCTACGGGCGCATCGGTGCCGCGCTGGCCCGTGCCCTGATGGCCGAGGAGACCACCCCGGCGGATCAGACCGCGATGACGGTGCGCTCGGCCTTCTCCGAGGGAGATCTGATCGCCGCGGCCACGCCGCCGGCCAACCTGGCGACGATGGCGGTGCTGGTGACCGGACCCGAGCGCGCCGGCACGGCCGACCGCAGCACCGTGATCGCCGCCCTGGCCGGGGCGCTCAACGACACCGGCAAGGGTGTCCTCGTGGCGGGACCGGCGTCCTCCAGCACCGACGGGGGAGCCGTCAAGGCCGTCCGCGACGGTGCATTCGCGACGGCCGTGTCGACCGTGGACGTGACCGACACCGCCTCGGGACGCATCGTGACGGTGCTCGCGGCGGCCGCGCAGGCCAGCGGCCAGCCCGGAGCGTGGGGGACCTCGCGCAGCACCGGCGGCGCGATGCCCCAGTGA
- the recN gene encoding DNA repair protein RecN: MWQHLRLSSLGVIESAELELSEGFTVITGETGAGKTMVVTALGLLRGERADPGLVRRGADQARVEASIGVRPGAAAVSAVEEAGGRIDDDVVILGRILSAQGRSRAVAGGATVPAALLSEVTDELVAVHGQSDQHRLLRAAEQRAALDRFAGEEFAAAAAAYAPAYSRWRAVERTLDELRTHAQERARELDVLRFGLDEVAAVDPQPGEDEELKAEEGVLAHAESLAHAADDAHTVLVGDDMPGAARTLVAQASAVLQDVAGHDPALDALTERVQEVAILIDEVGAELAAYSSAVELDPERLATLQERRAALAALQRKYGPTLDDVLAWAQKSAARLGDLGNDDETIVALEAEQAELVPEVRRLAAQMSRLRSEAAGRLAELVDAELTQLSMPSAHLDVSVTTSDDAVPGPHGVDDVELLFAANSGTGLRPLHKGASGGELSRLMLALEVVLADRTTVPTLVFDEVDAGIGGKAAVEVGRRLSRLAEHAQVIAVTHLPQVAAFADHHFVVSKDDDGNVTSSSVSRVEEGGRVDELARMLAGQEESAAAQAHARELLELARGV; encoded by the coding sequence ATGTGGCAGCACCTGCGCCTGTCCTCGCTCGGCGTCATCGAGTCCGCCGAGCTCGAGCTGTCCGAGGGCTTCACGGTCATCACCGGTGAGACCGGTGCCGGCAAGACCATGGTGGTCACGGCTCTGGGCCTGCTGCGTGGCGAACGCGCCGATCCCGGCCTCGTGCGCCGAGGGGCCGACCAGGCGCGGGTCGAGGCGAGCATCGGTGTGCGTCCGGGCGCGGCTGCCGTGTCCGCGGTCGAGGAGGCCGGCGGACGCATCGACGACGACGTCGTGATCCTGGGCCGGATCCTGTCGGCACAGGGACGCTCTCGCGCCGTGGCCGGCGGCGCCACGGTCCCGGCCGCACTGCTGTCCGAGGTCACCGACGAGCTCGTGGCGGTGCACGGCCAGTCCGACCAGCACCGCCTGCTGCGGGCCGCCGAGCAGCGGGCCGCCCTCGACCGCTTCGCCGGTGAGGAGTTCGCGGCCGCGGCCGCCGCGTATGCGCCGGCGTACTCGCGGTGGCGTGCCGTCGAGCGGACCCTCGACGAGCTGCGCACCCACGCCCAGGAGCGGGCCCGCGAGCTCGACGTCCTGCGGTTCGGGCTCGACGAGGTCGCCGCCGTCGACCCGCAGCCCGGCGAGGACGAGGAGCTGAAGGCCGAGGAGGGCGTCCTGGCGCACGCCGAGTCGCTGGCGCACGCCGCCGACGATGCGCACACCGTGCTGGTGGGCGACGACATGCCCGGCGCCGCCCGCACCCTGGTGGCGCAGGCCTCGGCCGTGCTGCAGGACGTGGCCGGCCACGACCCGGCCCTCGACGCGCTGACCGAGCGGGTGCAGGAGGTCGCGATCCTCATCGACGAGGTGGGTGCCGAGCTCGCGGCCTACTCCAGCGCGGTCGAGCTGGACCCCGAGCGCCTGGCGACCCTGCAGGAGCGCCGCGCGGCCCTGGCCGCCCTCCAGCGCAAGTACGGCCCCACGCTCGACGACGTCCTGGCGTGGGCGCAGAAGAGCGCCGCCCGCCTCGGTGACCTGGGCAACGACGACGAGACCATCGTCGCCCTCGAGGCCGAGCAGGCCGAGCTCGTCCCGGAGGTGCGCCGGCTGGCCGCGCAGATGTCGCGGCTGCGATCGGAGGCGGCCGGACGGCTCGCGGAGCTGGTCGACGCCGAGCTGACGCAGCTGTCGATGCCCTCCGCACACCTGGACGTCTCGGTCACCACCTCCGATGACGCGGTTCCCGGTCCGCACGGCGTCGATGACGTCGAGCTGCTGTTCGCGGCCAACAGCGGCACCGGTCTGCGCCCGCTGCACAAGGGGGCCAGCGGCGGTGAGCTGTCGCGCCTGATGCTCGCGCTGGAGGTCGTGCTCGCCGATCGCACCACCGTGCCGACCCTCGTGTTCGACGAGGTCGACGCCGGGATCGGTGGCAAGGCCGCCGTGGAGGTCGGTCGCCGGCTGTCCCGCCTGGCCGAGCACGCCCAGGTCATCGCGGTGACGCACCTGCCGCAGGTCGCGGCCTTCGCCGATCACCACTTCGTGGTCTCCAAGGACGATGACGGCAATGTGACCAGCAGCTCGGTGTCCCGGGTCGAGGAGGGCGGACGGGTCGACGAGCTCGCCCGCATGCTGGCCGGCCAGGAGGAGTCCGCCGCCGCCCAGGCGCACGCCCGCGAGCTGCTGGAGCTGGCGCGCGGCGTGTGA
- a CDS encoding CTP synthase, with product MHSHHERSTSTFDTGVTLAGSAVTKHVFVTGGVASSLGKGLTASSLGRLLKSRGLRVTMQKLDPYLNVDPGTMNPFQHGEVFVTEDGAETDLDIGHYERFLDVDLSGKANVTTGQVYSEVIAKERRGDYLGDTVQVIPHITNEIKSRIRAMAGPDVDVVITEIGGTVGDIESLPFLEAARQVRHDVGRGNVFFLHVSLVPYLAPSGELKTKPTQHSVAALRSIGIQPDAIVCRSDREIPESMKNKISLMCDVDAEAVIGCADAPSIYDIPKVLHGQGLDAYVVRRLDLPFRDVDWTQWDRLLRRVHQPAEELTIALVGKYIDLPDAYLSVGEALRAGGFAHDARIKLRWVASDDCETEAGAAQHLGDVDGICVPGGFGIRGIEGKLGALRFARERRIPVLGLCLGLQCMVIEYARNKAGIAGASSTEFDPQTPNPVIATMAEQLTIVDGEGDLGGTMRLGSYPAVLQEGSVVAAAYGSQRVDERHRHRYEVNNSYRDQLSKAGLVFSGTSPDGKLVEFVELPREVHPYYVATQAHPELKSRPTNAHPLFAGLIGAALDRQRETRLPVEEQAEVEAPEKIEA from the coding sequence ATGCACTCGCATCACGAGCGCTCGACATCGACATTCGACACGGGAGTCACCTTGGCAGGTAGCGCGGTTACCAAGCACGTATTCGTCACCGGCGGGGTCGCATCCTCGCTGGGCAAGGGCTTGACCGCCTCGTCCCTCGGGCGTCTGCTGAAGTCACGCGGGCTGCGGGTCACGATGCAGAAGCTCGACCCGTACCTCAACGTCGACCCGGGCACGATGAACCCGTTCCAGCACGGTGAGGTCTTCGTGACCGAGGACGGCGCCGAGACGGACCTGGACATCGGCCACTACGAGCGCTTCCTGGACGTCGACCTGTCCGGCAAGGCCAATGTCACCACCGGCCAGGTCTACTCCGAGGTCATCGCCAAGGAGCGCCGCGGCGACTACCTGGGCGACACCGTGCAGGTCATCCCGCACATCACCAACGAGATCAAGTCGCGCATCCGTGCCATGGCCGGTCCGGACGTCGACGTCGTGATCACCGAGATCGGCGGCACCGTCGGCGACATCGAGTCGCTGCCCTTCCTCGAGGCCGCGCGCCAGGTGCGCCACGACGTCGGTCGCGGCAACGTGTTCTTCCTGCACGTCTCGCTGGTGCCGTACCTGGCACCGTCCGGTGAGCTCAAGACCAAGCCGACGCAGCACTCGGTCGCGGCGCTGCGCTCGATCGGCATCCAGCCCGATGCCATCGTGTGCCGGTCCGATCGCGAGATCCCCGAGAGCATGAAGAACAAGATCTCGCTGATGTGCGATGTCGACGCAGAGGCCGTCATCGGCTGCGCCGACGCCCCGTCGATCTACGACATCCCCAAGGTCCTGCACGGGCAGGGGCTGGACGCCTATGTCGTCCGCCGCCTCGACCTGCCGTTCCGTGACGTCGACTGGACGCAGTGGGACCGGCTGCTGCGCCGGGTGCACCAGCCCGCCGAGGAGCTGACGATCGCGCTGGTCGGCAAGTACATCGACCTGCCCGATGCGTACCTGTCGGTCGGTGAGGCGCTGCGCGCCGGCGGATTCGCCCACGACGCCCGCATCAAGCTGCGCTGGGTGGCCTCCGACGACTGCGAGACCGAAGCGGGCGCGGCCCAGCACCTGGGCGATGTCGACGGCATCTGCGTGCCCGGCGGCTTCGGCATCCGTGGCATCGAGGGCAAGCTCGGCGCGCTGCGCTTTGCGCGTGAGCGGCGCATCCCGGTCCTCGGGCTGTGCCTGGGCCTGCAGTGCATGGTCATCGAGTACGCCCGCAACAAGGCCGGCATCGCGGGAGCGAGCTCGACCGAGTTCGACCCGCAGACGCCGAACCCGGTCATCGCCACGATGGCCGAGCAGCTGACGATCGTCGACGGCGAGGGTGATCTCGGTGGCACGATGCGCCTGGGCTCGTACCCCGCCGTGCTGCAGGAGGGCAGCGTCGTCGCTGCCGCCTACGGCTCGCAGCGGGTCGACGAGCGCCACCGCCACCGCTACGAGGTCAACAACTCCTACCGCGACCAGCTGTCCAAGGCAGGCCTCGTGTTCAGCGGCACCTCGCCGGACGGCAAGCTCGTGGAGTTCGTCGAGCTGCCCCGGGAGGTCCACCCGTACTACGTCGCGACCCAGGCCCACCCCGAGCTCAAGTCGCGTCCCACCAACGCACACCCGCTGTTCGCCGGCCTGATCGGCGCGGCGCTGGACCGCCAGCGCGAGACGCGCCTGCCGGTCGAGGAGCAGGCAGAGGTCGAGGCGCCGGAGAAGATCGAGGCATGA
- the scpB gene encoding SMC-Scp complex subunit ScpB, translated as MTDQQVPTGPHELELEMLELRPALEAVLMVADQPLDHLTLAQAVGHPPVDVEQALHGLAAEYTEQGRGFELRNVAGGWRFFTREEYAGAVERFILDGQQSRLTQAALETMAVVAYRQPISRSRISAIRGVNVDGVVRTLVTRGLIEEGGVDAESGAILYRTTSYFLERMGLGSLSELPDIAQHLPDMEDMEDELLSTADESPSTADESPGTADESLETTTKDDDRG; from the coding sequence ATGACTGACCAGCAGGTACCCACCGGACCCCACGAGCTCGAGCTGGAGATGCTCGAGCTGCGTCCTGCCCTGGAGGCGGTGCTGATGGTGGCCGACCAGCCGCTGGACCACCTGACGCTCGCGCAGGCCGTCGGGCACCCGCCGGTCGACGTGGAGCAGGCGCTGCACGGACTGGCCGCGGAGTACACCGAGCAGGGGCGCGGCTTCGAGCTGCGCAACGTCGCCGGCGGGTGGCGGTTCTTCACCCGTGAGGAGTACGCCGGGGCGGTCGAGCGGTTCATCCTGGACGGGCAGCAGTCACGCCTGACGCAGGCCGCACTGGAGACGATGGCCGTGGTGGCCTACCGCCAGCCGATCAGCCGCTCGCGCATCTCGGCGATCCGCGGCGTCAACGTCGACGGCGTGGTGCGCACCCTGGTGACCCGCGGGCTCATCGAGGAGGGCGGGGTCGACGCCGAGAGCGGCGCGATCCTGTACCGCACGACCAGCTACTTCCTGGAGCGCATGGGTCTTGGCAGCCTCAGCGAGCTGCCGGACATCGCCCAGCACCTGCCCGACATGGAGGACATGGAGGACGAGCTCCTCAGTACCGCTGACGAGTCACCCAGTACCGCTGACGAGTCACCTGGTACCGCTGACGAGTCACTCGAGACGACGACGAAGGACGATGACCGTGGCTGA